In a single window of the Coffea eugenioides isolate CCC68of chromosome 3, Ceug_1.0, whole genome shotgun sequence genome:
- the LOC113766860 gene encoding uncharacterized protein LOC113766860 isoform X1, whose protein sequence is MGDYSWIRSRRGGEDRFYSPPALRQRRKTQQPQHQQKQLRFAPVKSAGSGTGSDDGTTSSASTKIGAAAVDPRMVSVQSPEVENLTNLDRFIEHTTPSVPAQFFPKTTMREWRNYDDEFHPYFVLGDLWESFKEWSAYGAGVPLILNGSETVVQYYVPFLSGIQLYIDPSKPVMRQRRPGEESDADSSRETSSDSSGEIGADGGSSSAQRTERQQHHTSTPAQGLSRISLAHNPFSGLSGDEDEIKNPSGLLIFEYFAKDQPYGREPLVDKVSHLASQFPELKTYKSCDLTSASWISVAWYPIYRIPMGPTLQSLDACFLTYHSLSTPLRIAKDGDWPHLHCSAISGKTQDVGMPLRLQLPTFGLASYKFRISFWNHNGGYESQKADSLKQAADNWLRRLQANHPDYRWFESHYAFWW, encoded by the exons atGGGGGATTATAGTTGGATTAGAAGCAGGCGAGGTGGGGAGGACAGATTTTATAGTCCGCCGGCACTGAGACAGCGACGGAAAACCCAGCAGCCGCAACACCAACAGAAACAGTTGAGATTTGCCCCGGTGAAAAGTGCTGGGTCCGGGACGGGTTCGGATGATGGGACGACCTCGTCAGCATCGACCAAGATAGGGGCGGCGGCGGTGGACCCGAGGATGGTGTCGGTTCAGTCGCCGGAAGTGGAGAATTTGACTAACTTGGATCGGTTTATAGAGCATACTACCCCTAGTGTTCCAGCTCAGTTTTTTCCCAAg ACAACCATGAGGGAATGGAGAAACTATGATGACGAGTTCCATCCGTACTTTGTTCTGGGTGATCTGTGGGAATCTTTCAAGGAGTGGAGCGCGTATGGAGCCGGAGTTCCTTTAATCTTGAATGGGAGCGAGACTGTAGTCCAGTATTACGTCCCCTTCTTGTCTGGCATACAACTGTACATAGATCCGTCAAAACCTGTCATGAGGCAAAG GAGGCCAGGTGAGGAAAGTGATGCTGATTCTTCCAGGGAGACCAGTAGTGATAGTAGTGGGGAAATTGGAGCTGATGGAGGCAGCAGTAGTGCTCAACGAACTGAGAGGCAGCAGCACCATACTAGTACACCTGCTCAAGGATTGAGCAGAATCTCACTAGCACATAATCCATTCTCGGGACTGTctggtgatgaagatgagatCAAGAACCCTTCTGGCCTTCTCATATTTGAGTATTTTGCTAAGGATCAGCCTTATGGGCGTGAACCTCTGGTTGATAAG GTTTCACACCTTGCATCCCAGTTCCCTGAGCTCAAAACATATAAAAGTTGTGACTTGACTTCTGCAAGTTGGATTTCTGTGGCTTG GTACCCCATTTATAGGATACCTATGGGTCCGACTTTGCAGAGTCTTGATGCCTGCTTTCTGACGTACCATTCCCTGTCAACACCTTTGAGAA TAGCTAAAGATGGAGACTGGCCACATCTTCATTGTTCAGCCATTAGTGGCAAAACACAGGATGTGGGCATGCCTTTGAGATTGCAACTACCCACTTTTGGACTCGCTTCTTACAAGTTCAGGATTTCGTTTTGGAATCACAATGGAGGTTATGAATCTCAGAAGGCTGACTCTCTTAAGCAAGCTGCTGACAATTGGCTCCGGCGCTTGCAAGCCAATCATCCAGACTATAGGTGGTTTGAATCTCACTATGCATTTTGGTGGTGA
- the LOC113764816 gene encoding major allergen Pru ar 1-like: protein MGAVTFTEEFTSTIPASRLFKALILDSDNLIPKIAPQAVKNVELIEGDGGPGSIKKMNFGEGSQFKYVKHRIDAVDKENLTYAYTLIDGDALMDKLDSISYEMKFEPSPDGGCKGKNVSTYHTKPGVEIKEEEIKDGKEKAAGVFKLVEAYLLANPEAYA from the exons ATGGGTGCTGTTACCTTCACTGAAGAGTTCACCAGCACCATCCCGGCCTCCAGATTGTTCAAGGCCTTGATCCTTGATTCTGACAATCTCATCCCCAAGATTGCTCCTCAAGCTGTAAAGAATGTTGAGCTAATCGAAGGCGATGGAGGCCCTGGAAGCATCAAGAAAATGAACTTTGGAGAAG GTAGCCAGTTCAAGTATGTGAAGCATAGGATTGATGCGGTAGACAAGGAGAATTTGACCTATGCTTATACCCTGATTGATGGCGATGCTTTGATGGACAAGCTTGATTCAATTTCTTATGAAATGAAGTTTGAGCCTTCTCCTGATGGGGGTTGCAAAGGCAAGAATGTTAGCACATACCATACAAAACCAGGTGTGGAGATCAAAGAAGAGGAGATCAAGGATGGCAAGGAAAAGGCTGCAGGGGTCTTCAAACTTGTGGAAGCCTACCTTTTGGCAAACCCTGAGGCCTATGCATAA
- the LOC113766919 gene encoding protein DEHYDRATION-INDUCED 19 homolog 7 isoform X1, which produces MDSDSWIRIAPSSRRFQSRSDVYNVGEEYYQGGEEELRPEFLCPFCAEDFDIVGLCCHIDEEHAVEAKNGVCPVCAKRVGIDLIDHVTMQHGNLLKVQRKRRYRRGGSGTPLSILKRELREGNFQSLLGGSSSIIPSSTSQPDSLLSSFICNPPAADEPLTVQPFSSSEARTQWNGSAEDLSERSAQPSRLSEKDQEERGRKCEFVQGLLLSTFVDDDL; this is translated from the exons atggaCTCTGATTCATGGATTCGAATTGCCCCTTCTTCTCGACGATTCCAATCACGATCAG ATGTATACAATGTAGGAGAAGAGTATTATCAGGGTGGGGAAGAGGAGTTGCGACCAGAATTTTTGTGCCCTTTCTGCGCTGAGGATTTTGACATTGTTGGCCTCTGTTGTCACATTGATGAAGAGCATGCCGTTGAAGCCAAGAATGGG GTTTGCCCTGTCTGTGCAAAAAGAGTGGGGATTGATCTAATCGATCATGTTACCATGCAACATGGAAATCTTCTAAAA GTGCAACGCAAGAGGAGATACCGCAGAGGTGGATCCGGTACACCATTATCGATTTTAAAAAGGGAGTTGAGGGAAGGAAACTTTCAATCCCTCCTTGGTGGTTCCTCAAGCATTATCCCTTCCTCTACTTCTCAACCTGATTCACTGCTATCTTCATTTATATGTAATCCACCAGCAGCTGATGAACCACTGACAGTTCAACCCTTCTCCTCAAGTGAAGCTCGCACCCAGTGGAATGGCTCTGCTGAGGACTTGTCTGAGAG GAGTGCACAGCCATCTCGGCTATCAGAGAAGGACCAGGAAGAGAGGGGCCGGAAATGTGAATTTGTTCAGGGCCTCCTTCTATCAACTTTTGTCGATGATGATTTATAA
- the LOC113764912 gene encoding uncharacterized protein LOC113764912 yields MPALPHFGGMKVLPHFGGMAQKVVGIVKKFGKEVVSSPNAIGFCASNTLSILIAVKQMEQARNADKQNELNHDERYREVKMTVRESERKVILAVKKEAAQPTKNLKELMKIHDKQYSSSWFWTDKKTDKRVNLLQAKLESFQKEAEVKDKMYLDAIEVLQFAGVEKFTPEVGEQLDMEKHSVVHLVLDLKNPPGMIVQVFEEGYICNGRILRRAKVGVSRAVETRGRSKNA; encoded by the exons ATGCCAGCTCTTCCTCATTTTGGTGGCATGAAAGTTCTTCCTCATTTTGGTGGCATGGCTCAAAAGGTTGTTGGGATAGTTAAAAAGTTCGGAAAGGAGGTGGTTTCTAGTCCTAATGCGATAGGGTTCTGTGCTAGCAATACCCTTTCGATTTTGATAGCTGTGAAACAAATGGAACAAGCAAGAAATGCTGATAAGCAGAATGAGTTAAACCATGATGAAAGATATAGAGAGGTGAAGATGACTGTCAGAGAGAGTGAAAGAAAGGTTATATTGGCAGTAAAAAAAGAAGCTGCTCAGCCCACCAAAAATTTGAAGGAGTTGATGAAAATCCATGACAAACAATATTCATCTTCTTGGTTTTGGACTGACAAAAAG ACCGACAAAAGGGTCAACCTTCTCCAAGCGAAACTAGAAAGTTTTCAGAAGGAGGCTGAGGTGAAGGATAAGATGTATCTGGATGCCAttgag GTGCTTCAGTTTGCAGGGGTTGAAAAATTCACCCCCGAGGTGGGTGAACAACTTGACATGGAAAAACATTCTGTCGTTCATCTTGTACTTGATCTAAAGAATCCTCCGGGCATGATAGTTCAAGTTTTTGAGGAGGGATACATTTGCAATGGGCGGATTCTTAGACGCGCAAAGGTAGGAGTCTCACGTGCTGTGGAGACCAGGGGAAGAAGCAAAAACGCATGA
- the LOC113766919 gene encoding protein DEHYDRATION-INDUCED 19 homolog 7 isoform X2: MDSDSWIRIAPSSRRFQSRSGEEYYQGGEEELRPEFLCPFCAEDFDIVGLCCHIDEEHAVEAKNGVCPVCAKRVGIDLIDHVTMQHGNLLKVQRKRRYRRGGSGTPLSILKRELREGNFQSLLGGSSSIIPSSTSQPDSLLSSFICNPPAADEPLTVQPFSSSEARTQWNGSAEDLSERSAQPSRLSEKDQEERGRKCEFVQGLLLSTFVDDDL, encoded by the exons atggaCTCTGATTCATGGATTCGAATTGCCCCTTCTTCTCGACGATTCCAATCACGATCAG GAGAAGAGTATTATCAGGGTGGGGAAGAGGAGTTGCGACCAGAATTTTTGTGCCCTTTCTGCGCTGAGGATTTTGACATTGTTGGCCTCTGTTGTCACATTGATGAAGAGCATGCCGTTGAAGCCAAGAATGGG GTTTGCCCTGTCTGTGCAAAAAGAGTGGGGATTGATCTAATCGATCATGTTACCATGCAACATGGAAATCTTCTAAAA GTGCAACGCAAGAGGAGATACCGCAGAGGTGGATCCGGTACACCATTATCGATTTTAAAAAGGGAGTTGAGGGAAGGAAACTTTCAATCCCTCCTTGGTGGTTCCTCAAGCATTATCCCTTCCTCTACTTCTCAACCTGATTCACTGCTATCTTCATTTATATGTAATCCACCAGCAGCTGATGAACCACTGACAGTTCAACCCTTCTCCTCAAGTGAAGCTCGCACCCAGTGGAATGGCTCTGCTGAGGACTTGTCTGAGAG GAGTGCACAGCCATCTCGGCTATCAGAGAAGGACCAGGAAGAGAGGGGCCGGAAATGTGAATTTGTTCAGGGCCTCCTTCTATCAACTTTTGTCGATGATGATTTATAA
- the LOC113764584 gene encoding major allergen Pru ar 1-like, whose amino-acid sequence ILEGDGGAGTIKLTTFGEGSQFTSVKHRVDKLDTESFTCKYSSTVEGDALMGVLESISYVIKIVESPEGGSVCQTSSTCYTKGDIQMTEEQIKSGKEKALAMFKAVEAYLLANPDAYD is encoded by the exons ATCCTTGAGGGAGACGGTGGGGCTGGAACCATCAAGCTGACCACTTTTGGAGAAG GCAGCCAGTTCACGAGCGTGAAGCACAGAGTCGACAAGCTTGACACAGAAAGTTTCACTTGCAAGTACAGCAGCACAGTGGAAGGTGATGCTTTGATGGGCGTGCTTGAATCAATCTCTTATGTGATCAAGATTGTGGAATCTCCAGAGGGAGGATCCGTTTGCCAAACCTCCAGCACTTGCTACACGAAAGGTGATATCCAGATGACAGAAGAACAAATAAAGAGTGGCAAAGAGAAGGCATTGGCAATGTTCAAAGCAGTTGAAGCTTACCTGCTGGCTAATCCTGATGCTTACGACTGA
- the LOC113765578 gene encoding major allergen Pru ar 1-like yields the protein MGIIKVSQSFKTQVTPDRMFKALIMDSHNLCPKLMFSSIKSIEYLQGDGEAGSIKQMNFTEASPYTYVKHRIDALDKEHYMVKFTLIEGDALMDKLDWISYEVKFEPYGYTGCICKITSEYKTKENVEIKEEEIELGKDRAIGMYEVVEAYLLAHPRAYT from the exons ATGGGAATCATCAAGGTATCTCAGTCTTTCAAGACTCAGGTTACCCCAGATCGGATGTTCAAAGCCCTGATCATGGATTCCCATAACCTTTGCCCAAAGCTCATGTTTTCATCAATCAAAAGCATTGAATATCTGCAAGGAGATGGTGAAGCTGGGAGCATCAAGCAAATGAATTTCACAGAAG CTAGCCCCTACACATATGTGAAGCACAGAATTGATGCTCTGGATAAGGAGCATTACATGGTTAAATTCACTCTGATTGAAGGGGATGCTTTGATGGACAAATTGGATTGGATCTCTTACGAAGTTAAATTTGAACCCTACGGGTATACAGGCTGCATTTGTAAGATAACATCCGAGTACAAGACCAAAGAAAATGTGGAGATCAAAGAGGAAGAAATTGAGCTTGGTAAGGACAGAGCTATTGGGATGTATGAGGTTGTGGAAGCCTATCTTTTGGCACACCCTCGTGCCTATACTTGA
- the LOC113766860 gene encoding uncharacterized protein LOC113766860 isoform X2 translates to MGDYSWIRSRRGGEDRFYSPPALRQRRKTQQPQHQQKQLRFAPVKSAGSGTGSDDGTTSSASTKIGAAAVDPRMVSVQSPEVENLTNLDRFIEHTTPSVPAQFFPKTTMREWRNYDDEFHPYFVLGDLWESFKEWSAYGAGVPLILNGSETVVQYYVPFLSGIQLYIDPSKPVMRQRRPGEESDADSSRETSSDSSGEIGADGGSSSAQRTERQQHHTSTPAQGLSRISLAHNPFSGLSGDEDEIKNPSGLLIFEYFAKDQPYGREPLVDKVSHLASQFPELKTYKSCDLTSASWISVAWYPIYRIPMGPTLQSLDACFLTYHSLSTPLRNERGLSYFCSS, encoded by the exons atGGGGGATTATAGTTGGATTAGAAGCAGGCGAGGTGGGGAGGACAGATTTTATAGTCCGCCGGCACTGAGACAGCGACGGAAAACCCAGCAGCCGCAACACCAACAGAAACAGTTGAGATTTGCCCCGGTGAAAAGTGCTGGGTCCGGGACGGGTTCGGATGATGGGACGACCTCGTCAGCATCGACCAAGATAGGGGCGGCGGCGGTGGACCCGAGGATGGTGTCGGTTCAGTCGCCGGAAGTGGAGAATTTGACTAACTTGGATCGGTTTATAGAGCATACTACCCCTAGTGTTCCAGCTCAGTTTTTTCCCAAg ACAACCATGAGGGAATGGAGAAACTATGATGACGAGTTCCATCCGTACTTTGTTCTGGGTGATCTGTGGGAATCTTTCAAGGAGTGGAGCGCGTATGGAGCCGGAGTTCCTTTAATCTTGAATGGGAGCGAGACTGTAGTCCAGTATTACGTCCCCTTCTTGTCTGGCATACAACTGTACATAGATCCGTCAAAACCTGTCATGAGGCAAAG GAGGCCAGGTGAGGAAAGTGATGCTGATTCTTCCAGGGAGACCAGTAGTGATAGTAGTGGGGAAATTGGAGCTGATGGAGGCAGCAGTAGTGCTCAACGAACTGAGAGGCAGCAGCACCATACTAGTACACCTGCTCAAGGATTGAGCAGAATCTCACTAGCACATAATCCATTCTCGGGACTGTctggtgatgaagatgagatCAAGAACCCTTCTGGCCTTCTCATATTTGAGTATTTTGCTAAGGATCAGCCTTATGGGCGTGAACCTCTGGTTGATAAG GTTTCACACCTTGCATCCCAGTTCCCTGAGCTCAAAACATATAAAAGTTGTGACTTGACTTCTGCAAGTTGGATTTCTGTGGCTTG GTACCCCATTTATAGGATACCTATGGGTCCGACTTTGCAGAGTCTTGATGCCTGCTTTCTGACGTACCATTCCCTGTCAACACCTTTGAGAA ATGAACGGGGATTGTCCTATTTTTGCAGTAGCTAA